One Streptomyces sp. V4I8 genomic window carries:
- a CDS encoding metal-dependent transcriptional regulator, producing MSGLIDTTEMYLRTILELEEEGVVPMRARIAERLDQSGPTVSQTVARMERDGLVSVASDRHLELTDEGRRLATRVMRKHRLAECLLVDVIGLEWEQVHAEACRWEHVMSEAVERRVLELLRHPTESPYGNPIPGLEELGEKDGADPFLDEGMVSLADLDPGVEGKTVVVRRIGEPIQTDAQLMYTLRRAGVQPGSVVSVTESAGGVLVGSGGEAAELEADVASHVFVAKR from the coding sequence ATGTCCGGACTGATCGACACCACGGAGATGTATCTCCGCACCATCCTCGAGCTGGAGGAGGAAGGTGTGGTCCCCATGCGCGCCCGTATCGCCGAGCGGCTGGACCAGAGTGGGCCGACCGTCAGCCAGACGGTGGCGCGGATGGAGCGTGACGGGCTGGTGTCCGTGGCGTCCGACCGGCATCTGGAGCTCACGGACGAGGGGCGGCGCCTGGCCACCCGCGTCATGCGCAAGCACCGCCTCGCCGAGTGTCTGCTCGTCGACGTGATCGGGCTGGAGTGGGAGCAGGTGCACGCCGAGGCGTGTCGCTGGGAGCACGTGATGAGTGAGGCCGTGGAGCGGCGCGTGCTGGAGCTGCTGCGGCATCCGACCGAGTCGCCGTACGGCAACCCCATCCCGGGGCTGGAGGAGCTCGGTGAGAAGGACGGCGCCGATCCGTTCCTCGACGAGGGCATGGTCTCGCTGGCCGATCTGGACCCGGGGGTCGAGGGCAAGACGGTCGTGGTGCGGCGTATCGGTGAGCCGATCCAGACCGACGCGCAGCTGATGTACACGCTGCGCCGGGCCGGTGTTCAGCCGGGCTCGGTGGTGAGTGTGACCGAGTCCGCGGGTGGTGTGCTGGTCGGTAGCGGTGGTGAGGCGGCCGAGCTGGAGGCGGACGTCGCCTCGCATGTGTTCGTCGCCAAGCGCTGA
- a CDS encoding ABC transporter substrate-binding protein gives MTGRRRTRSTVLPTITNRPVRASARTAAALVACASLAAGCGVIPGTTGGSGDDTITVMTWAPENTKTTNKPGMPAFAQAYARWVNAHGGLGGRKLKVLTCNDHNDSVAAARCADRAIEENVVAVVGSYSQYGDTFLPSLEGAGIPYIGGYGITNAEFTSPLSFPVNGGQPTLLAGLGRELARTCGPVALVRPDSIAGDELPPLLNSGLRAGRHPAAADQLADEDATEYGGQSERALRYSTTDLTDPGCVVPALGDRTTTFMDSFRRSREDYSDVRTATVLGSVDQTVINANGGASSPYEGSYITGWYPVASDPRWDPMKKVISEQAFGDNRIDPADAGVQTTWIAYTVFKKVVESLGDDAVTADSVRAALNRGLKVSTGGLTPTLQWKFQDVLAAVGYPRLVNRKVTLQVVREGRLVAARKNFIDVTRTLQAAELN, from the coding sequence ATGACCGGCAGGCGACGCACCCGCAGCACTGTCCTCCCCACGATCACCAACCGGCCCGTCCGAGCCTCCGCACGCACCGCGGCGGCACTGGTGGCGTGTGCGTCGCTGGCCGCTGGATGTGGTGTCATCCCCGGTACCACGGGGGGTTCCGGGGATGACACGATCACCGTGATGACCTGGGCGCCGGAGAACACCAAGACGACCAACAAACCCGGCATGCCCGCCTTCGCGCAGGCGTACGCCCGCTGGGTCAACGCGCACGGCGGCCTCGGCGGCCGCAAGCTCAAGGTCCTCACCTGCAACGACCACAACGACAGCGTGGCCGCGGCCCGGTGCGCCGACCGCGCGATCGAGGAGAACGTCGTCGCGGTCGTCGGCTCCTACAGCCAGTACGGCGACACCTTCCTGCCCTCGCTGGAGGGCGCCGGTATCCCGTACATAGGCGGCTACGGCATCACCAACGCCGAGTTCACCAGCCCGCTCTCCTTCCCCGTCAACGGCGGCCAGCCGACCCTCCTGGCCGGCCTCGGCCGGGAGCTGGCCCGCACCTGCGGTCCCGTCGCGCTGGTACGTCCCGACAGCATCGCGGGCGACGAGCTGCCGCCGCTGCTCAACTCCGGCCTCAGGGCGGGCCGGCACCCGGCCGCCGCCGACCAGCTGGCCGACGAGGACGCCACGGAGTACGGCGGCCAGTCGGAGCGGGCGCTTCGCTACTCCACCACCGACCTGACGGACCCGGGCTGTGTGGTGCCCGCCCTGGGCGACCGCACCACCACCTTCATGGACTCCTTCCGGCGCTCCCGCGAGGACTACTCCGACGTGCGCACCGCCACCGTGCTCGGCAGCGTCGACCAGACCGTGATCAACGCGAACGGCGGGGCGTCCAGCCCCTACGAGGGGTCGTACATCACCGGCTGGTACCCCGTCGCGAGCGATCCGCGCTGGGACCCGATGAAGAAGGTGATCAGCGAGCAGGCCTTCGGCGACAACCGCATCGATCCCGCGGACGCCGGCGTGCAGACCACGTGGATCGCGTACACGGTGTTCAAGAAGGTCGTCGAGTCGCTCGGCGACGACGCGGTGACCGCCGACTCCGTGCGGGCAGCCCTGAACAGGGGTCTGAAGGTCTCCACGGGCGGGCTCACGCCGACCCTCCAGTGGAAGTTCCAGGACGTCCTCGCCGCCGTCGGCTATCCCCGTCTGGTCAACCGCAAGGTGACGCTCCAGGTCGTCCGCGAGGGCAGGCTGGTGGCGGCCCGCAAGAACTTCATCGACGTGACGAGGACGCTGCAGGCCGCCGAACTGAACTGA
- a CDS encoding ABC transporter ATP-binding protein produces the protein MTSAVSVRGLWKRFGQQVAVAGIDLELPAGKFIGLVGPNGAGKTTTLSMVTGLLRPDGGTVEVVGHDVWRDPVEVKARIGVLPEGLRLFERLSGRELLAYSGRLRGLPGAEVDKRATQLLDVLDLAGAQHKLVVDYSTGMRKKIGLAAALLHNPEVLFLDEPFEGVDPVSAQTIRGVLERYTASGATVVFSSHVMELVESLCDWVAVMAAGRIRAHGPLAEVRGEAASLQQAFLELVGANGRAAGTDLDWLGGGAR, from the coding sequence ATGACGTCGGCCGTAAGTGTGCGTGGGCTCTGGAAGCGGTTCGGGCAGCAGGTTGCCGTTGCCGGGATCGATCTGGAGTTGCCCGCGGGGAAGTTCATCGGGCTCGTGGGGCCCAACGGGGCAGGGAAGACCACGACCCTCTCCATGGTGACCGGGCTGCTCAGGCCCGATGGCGGGACCGTCGAAGTCGTCGGGCACGACGTCTGGCGGGACCCCGTCGAAGTGAAGGCGCGGATCGGGGTGCTGCCCGAAGGGCTTCGGCTCTTCGAGCGGCTCTCCGGGCGGGAGTTGCTCGCGTACTCGGGGCGGTTGCGCGGGCTGCCCGGCGCCGAGGTCGACAAGCGAGCCACCCAACTACTCGACGTACTCGATCTGGCGGGGGCCCAGCACAAGCTGGTCGTCGACTACTCGACCGGCATGCGCAAGAAGATCGGTCTCGCGGCCGCGCTCCTGCACAATCCCGAAGTGCTGTTCCTGGACGAGCCGTTCGAGGGCGTCGACCCCGTCTCCGCCCAGACCATCCGGGGCGTCCTGGAGCGCTACACCGCCTCCGGCGCGACCGTCGTCTTCTCCTCCCATGTCATGGAGCTCGTCGAGTCGCTGTGCGACTGGGTCGCCGTCATGGCCGCCGGACGCATCAGGGCCCACGGCCCCCTCGCCGAGGTGCGCGGTGAGGCGGCCTCGCTGCAGCAGGCGTTCCTCGAACTGGTCGGCGCGAACGGCCGCGCCGCCGGGACCGACCTGGACTGGCTGGGCGGCGGGGCGCGATGA
- a CDS encoding bifunctional DNA primase/polymerase: MLGVEETIPATEAAKIPKQRGETLLETAVRYAEERHWDVFPGTWLEAVDGAQVCSCSDTACPAPGAHPARPDWATQATGSATVARRMWQKQPNASILLPTGRTFDAISVPETAGFLALARMERMELTLGPVTLTPDRRMHFFVLPGASVKVPDLVRKLGWSVGSLDLVALGEGAWVAGPPTRFGSRGAVQWACRPTPANRWLPDAEELISPLAYACGRDR; the protein is encoded by the coding sequence GTGTTGGGCGTGGAAGAGACGATCCCGGCCACCGAAGCCGCAAAGATTCCGAAGCAGCGCGGCGAAACGCTGCTGGAGACCGCCGTTCGCTATGCCGAGGAGCGTCACTGGGACGTGTTCCCCGGGACCTGGCTGGAAGCCGTCGACGGCGCACAGGTCTGCTCCTGCAGCGACACCGCGTGCCCCGCGCCCGGCGCGCACCCCGCGCGCCCGGACTGGGCCACGCAGGCGACCGGGAGCGCGACGGTCGCACGCCGGATGTGGCAGAAGCAGCCGAACGCGTCGATCCTGCTGCCGACGGGGCGCACCTTCGACGCGATCTCCGTCCCGGAGACCGCGGGGTTCCTCGCGCTGGCCCGCATGGAGCGGATGGAGCTGACGCTCGGGCCGGTGACGTTGACGCCGGATCGCCGGATGCACTTCTTCGTGTTGCCGGGCGCGTCGGTGAAGGTTCCCGACCTGGTGCGCAAGCTGGGGTGGTCGGTCGGGTCGCTGGACCTCGTCGCGCTCGGCGAGGGCGCCTGGGTTGCCGGGCCGCCGACCCGGTTCGGGTCCCGGGGTGCTGTGCAGTGGGCCTGCCGGCCTACGCCGGCGAACCGGTGGCTGCCGGATGCGGAGGAGTTGATCTCGCCGCTCGCGTATGCCTGCGGGCGGGATCGGTAG
- a CDS encoding SIS domain-containing protein, with amino-acid sequence MSDSKPADQFFDAAIALLQRARDEETESIEAAGTLLADTVATGGRLFAFGAGHSSLAAQDLVYRAGGLALMNLLAVPGVVGVDVMPATLGSALERVDGLASAVLDSSPLREGDALVIISLSGRNALPVEMAMKARALGIRVIGVTSVAYASETKSRHLSGTYLKDHCDIVLDSKIAVGDAELTLDTIPAPFAPASTVVTAALLQAVMATAAASLATRGIEPPLLRSGNVDGGLDWNSRVFEQYGDRIFYRQ; translated from the coding sequence ATGAGCGACAGCAAGCCGGCCGACCAGTTCTTCGACGCCGCCATCGCCCTGCTCCAGCGGGCCCGCGACGAGGAGACCGAGAGCATCGAGGCAGCCGGCACCCTGCTCGCCGACACCGTAGCCACCGGCGGCCGGCTCTTCGCCTTCGGCGCCGGTCACTCCTCCCTCGCCGCCCAGGACCTCGTCTACCGCGCCGGCGGCCTCGCCCTGATGAACCTGCTCGCGGTCCCCGGCGTCGTAGGCGTCGACGTCATGCCCGCCACCCTCGGCTCCGCCCTCGAACGCGTCGACGGCCTGGCGAGCGCGGTCCTCGACAGCTCCCCCCTCCGCGAGGGCGACGCCCTGGTGATCATCTCCCTCTCCGGCCGCAACGCCCTCCCCGTGGAGATGGCCATGAAGGCCCGCGCCCTCGGCATCAGGGTCATCGGCGTGACGTCAGTGGCATACGCCTCGGAGACGAAGTCCCGCCATCTCTCCGGCACCTACCTCAAGGACCACTGCGACATCGTCCTCGACTCGAAGATCGCGGTCGGCGACGCGGAACTCACCCTCGACACGATCCCGGCCCCCTTCGCCCCCGCCTCCACGGTCGTCACGGCGGCCCTCCTCCAGGCCGTCATGGCCACAGCGGCCGCCTCCCTGGCCACCCGCGGCATCGAGCCCCCGCTCCTGCGCTCCGGGAACGTCGACGGCGGCCTCGACTGGAACAGCCGGGTGTTCGAGCAGTACGGCGACAGGATCTTCTACCGCCAGTAG
- a CDS encoding transporter, whose amino-acid sequence MSTEVTGVTGVVVRLKLSLLRNGLRQSGGRRAAYIASAVVVLLFAALQLLGLIMLRGTAHADSLVVLLVAVLALGWAVMPLFFPGGDETLDPTRLVMLPLRPRPLVRALLAASLVGIGPLFTLCLFTGSVIAVAHGGLAYVVGVIGVVLALLVCVALARAVAAANIRLLTSRKGRDLAVLSGLVIAIGAQVVNFGAQRLGSSGLAQLDPAADVLRWVPPASAIAAVRSVSEGSYGTGILQLGLAVVALMALIAVWSRHLTRLMTSPDGSTLQAATEASVRERNSTGLARLLPAGRTGTVMERSLRYVWRDPKTKAAWVTSLAIGLIVPLFNALQGTGSIYFACFAAGMLGIQMYNQFGQDTSAFWMVALTISSPRDAYVELRGRALALLLITLPYATLVTVLTTAFLGDWPKLPEALGLSLALLGAMLATGAWTSARFPYSIPQEGYKNVAPGQTGLAWISIFGGLIAAALLCAPVIALAIWLNVSEDGDAWTWLLLPTGAAYGAATTWLGLRLAAPRAAARLPEILTAVSKA is encoded by the coding sequence ATGAGCACCGAAGTGACGGGCGTGACAGGAGTCGTCGTACGTCTGAAGCTGTCGCTGCTCCGGAACGGACTGCGGCAGTCCGGTGGGCGGCGGGCCGCCTACATCGCCTCGGCGGTCGTGGTGCTCCTCTTCGCCGCGCTGCAACTCCTCGGCCTGATCATGCTGCGCGGCACCGCCCACGCCGACTCCCTGGTCGTCCTCCTGGTCGCGGTCCTCGCGCTCGGCTGGGCCGTGATGCCGCTGTTCTTCCCCGGCGGGGACGAGACCCTCGACCCGACCCGGCTGGTGATGCTGCCGCTGCGCCCCCGGCCCCTGGTACGGGCCCTGCTCGCGGCCTCCCTGGTCGGCATCGGACCCCTGTTCACCCTGTGCCTGTTCACCGGTTCGGTGATCGCGGTCGCGCACGGCGGGCTGGCCTACGTCGTCGGCGTCATCGGCGTGGTCCTGGCCCTGTTGGTGTGCGTGGCGCTCGCGCGGGCCGTGGCCGCGGCCAACATCCGGCTGCTGACCAGCCGTAAGGGGCGCGATCTGGCGGTGCTGAGCGGGCTGGTCATCGCGATCGGCGCGCAGGTGGTGAACTTCGGGGCACAGCGCCTGGGTTCGTCGGGGCTCGCCCAGCTCGACCCGGCGGCGGACGTGCTGCGGTGGGTGCCGCCGGCGTCCGCGATCGCGGCGGTGCGGTCGGTGAGCGAGGGGTCGTACGGCACCGGGATCCTCCAACTCGGCCTCGCCGTCGTCGCGTTGATGGCCCTGATCGCCGTATGGTCACGTCACCTCACCCGGCTGATGACCTCACCCGACGGTTCCACGCTCCAGGCAGCCACCGAGGCCTCCGTACGCGAACGGAACTCGACGGGCCTGGCCCGGCTTCTGCCGGCCGGCCGCACCGGCACCGTCATGGAGCGCAGCCTGCGCTACGTCTGGCGCGACCCGAAGACCAAGGCGGCCTGGGTGACCTCGCTCGCCATCGGCCTGATCGTGCCGCTGTTCAACGCCCTCCAGGGCACCGGCTCGATCTACTTCGCCTGCTTCGCGGCCGGGATGCTCGGCATCCAGATGTACAACCAGTTCGGGCAGGACACATCCGCGTTCTGGATGGTCGCGCTGACCATCTCCTCCCCCCGGGACGCCTATGTCGAGCTGCGCGGCCGGGCCCTGGCCCTCCTGCTGATCACTCTGCCCTACGCCACCCTCGTCACCGTCCTGACGACGGCATTCCTCGGCGACTGGCCGAAGCTCCCCGAGGCGCTCGGCCTGTCCCTCGCCCTCCTCGGCGCCATGCTGGCGACCGGCGCCTGGACATCGGCCCGCTTCCCGTACTCCATCCCGCAGGAGGGCTACAAGAACGTCGCCCCCGGTCAGACGGGCCTGGCCTGGATCTCGATCTTCGGCGGCCTGATCGCGGCGGCCCTGCTCTGCGCCCCCGTCATCGCCCTGGCGATCTGGCTGAACGTGAGCGAGGACGGGGACGCCTGGACCTGGCTGCTGCTGCCGACGGGCGCGGCGTACGGCGCGGCGACGACCTGGCTGGGCCTACGCCTGGCGGCCCCCCGCGCAGCGGCCCGCCTGCCGGAGATCCTGACGGCGGTGAGCAAGGCCTGA
- a CDS encoding transcriptional regulator has product MAARPLVARQPNERLQALIQEAGCSNAGLARRVNMCGAEHGLDLRYDKTSVARWLRGQQPRGRAPAIIAEALGRKLGRTVTIDEIGMANGKNLASGVGLQFSPTVLGAIEQVCELWRSDVGRRDFLSGSSVAASALVEPSRDWLISSPDSQVSRSAGPRVGQSDVAAVRAMTQALVDLDHQYGSGHVRPVVVHYLNSVVSGLLAGSYREAVGRELFAAVARLTELAGYMAVDTGQPGLAQRYYIQALRLAQAAGDRGYGGYVLAASMSHLAAQLGNPREIAQLARAAQEGARGRVTPRAEAMFYAAEARGHALMGDARTAQVASGRAVTALETADPESGDDPTWIAHFDEAYLADELAHCHRDLGQAEAAARRAEESLAGLPETKARRRAIGYVLLATAQVQQREIEQACHTGLKAVELLEGLRSNRGAEYLDDFQQRLEPFRDEPVVREFGARLDLQTAA; this is encoded by the coding sequence ATGGCCGCCAGGCCTCTCGTCGCGCGACAGCCGAACGAACGGCTGCAGGCGCTCATCCAGGAAGCGGGCTGCTCGAACGCCGGGCTGGCCCGCCGGGTCAATATGTGCGGCGCCGAGCACGGCCTCGATCTGCGCTACGACAAGACGTCCGTGGCCCGTTGGCTGCGAGGACAGCAGCCGCGGGGGCGGGCGCCGGCGATCATCGCGGAGGCGCTCGGCCGCAAGCTGGGCCGTACGGTCACGATCGACGAGATCGGCATGGCCAACGGCAAGAACCTCGCGTCGGGCGTCGGTCTCCAGTTCTCGCCGACGGTACTGGGGGCCATCGAGCAGGTCTGCGAGCTGTGGCGCAGCGACGTGGGGCGGCGGGACTTCCTGTCCGGCTCGTCCGTCGCCGCGTCCGCGCTGGTCGAGCCCAGCCGCGACTGGCTGATCTCGTCGCCGGACTCACAGGTGTCGCGTTCGGCCGGGCCGCGCGTGGGGCAGTCCGACGTGGCGGCCGTGCGCGCGATGACGCAGGCGCTCGTCGACCTTGATCACCAGTACGGCAGCGGGCATGTGCGCCCGGTCGTCGTGCACTACCTGAACAGCGTCGTCTCCGGGCTGCTGGCCGGCTCGTACCGGGAGGCCGTCGGGCGGGAACTCTTCGCCGCCGTCGCGCGGTTGACCGAGCTCGCCGGATACATGGCCGTCGACACGGGCCAACCGGGGCTCGCGCAGCGGTACTACATCCAGGCGCTGCGGCTGGCGCAGGCCGCGGGAGACCGGGGATACGGCGGGTATGTGCTGGCCGCCTCCATGAGCCATCTCGCCGCGCAGCTCGGAAACCCGCGTGAGATCGCGCAGTTGGCGCGGGCGGCGCAGGAGGGGGCGCGAGGGCGCGTGACCCCGCGCGCGGAGGCGATGTTCTATGCGGCCGAGGCGCGAGGGCATGCGTTGATGGGTGACGCGCGGACCGCCCAGGTGGCCTCCGGACGGGCCGTGACCGCGCTGGAGACGGCGGATCCGGAGTCCGGGGACGACCCCACGTGGATCGCGCACTTCGACGAGGCCTATCTCGCCGACGAGTTGGCGCACTGCCACCGTGACCTCGGCCAGGCCGAGGCGGCGGCGCGGCGCGCGGAGGAGTCGCTGGCCGGGCTCCCGGAGACGAAGGCGCGGCGCCGGGCGATCGGCTATGTGCTGCTCGCCACAGCGCAGGTGCAGCAGCGCGAGATCGAACAGGCCTGCCACACCGGGCTGAAGGCCGTGGAACTCCTGGAGGGCCTGCGTTCCAACCGGGGCGCCGAGTACCTGGACGACTTCCAGCAGCGGCTGGAGCCGTTCCGGGACGAGCCGGTGGTAAGGGAGTTCGGGGCGCGACTGGATCTCCAGACGGCGGCGTGA
- a CDS encoding MDMPI N domain containing protein, producing the protein MSSGNGDDQHPTPEPGPDQPPRIPLPRASVEDTGRPLPSLEDLGDPAPRPAPLVLEHRVLKALLGAWALAACSPEETAAVEEHLGDCGLCADEARRLREAVGLLHPAESLDLDPALRTRVLEGCLERRPPRIPVPEWATPYDAETARLDALLQDFGDAEWHAPVRLRWFERDEPTSRRTTVAGVIAHLLTVDGLVAIALGLEDPMGEVAADRPTPAARTDAYWRASHFPPTRAVRAPWREQTNALVRTVSFTGGGGAGGGTGKLSVPYGDFELPLHDAMLDRAFECWVHAEDIAEAVDYPYEPPSGKDLHQMVGLAARLLPTVLSARRRAGLAAPPPGRHLVPAGEPGRSLRLEIEGSGGGQWLIPLDSPAAVGSAEHEVAHVALDGAEFCRLAAGHVSPAEAAAGQVGDRGAIRDVLLAAASLSRM; encoded by the coding sequence ATGAGCAGCGGCAACGGCGACGACCAGCACCCCACCCCGGAGCCGGGCCCGGACCAGCCGCCCCGCATACCGCTCCCCCGCGCCTCCGTCGAGGACACCGGCCGTCCGCTGCCCTCCCTGGAGGACCTCGGCGACCCGGCCCCGCGCCCTGCCCCGCTCGTCCTCGAACACCGCGTCCTGAAGGCGCTCCTCGGCGCCTGGGCGCTGGCCGCCTGCTCCCCCGAGGAGACGGCGGCCGTCGAGGAGCACCTCGGCGACTGCGGTCTCTGCGCGGACGAGGCACGGCGGCTGCGCGAGGCCGTCGGCCTGCTGCACCCCGCCGAGAGCCTCGACCTGGACCCCGCCCTGCGCACCCGCGTCCTGGAGGGCTGCCTGGAGCGGCGCCCACCGCGCATCCCGGTGCCCGAGTGGGCGACGCCGTACGACGCGGAGACGGCCCGCCTGGACGCCCTGCTGCAGGATTTCGGGGACGCCGAGTGGCACGCGCCCGTGCGGCTGCGGTGGTTCGAGAGGGACGAGCCGACGAGCCGTCGTACGACCGTCGCCGGGGTCATCGCCCATCTGCTGACGGTCGACGGGCTGGTGGCGATCGCGCTGGGCCTGGAGGACCCGATGGGCGAGGTGGCCGCCGACCGTCCGACGCCGGCCGCGCGCACGGACGCGTACTGGCGGGCCTCGCACTTCCCGCCGACCCGCGCCGTCCGCGCACCCTGGCGGGAACAGACCAACGCCCTGGTCCGCACGGTGTCCTTCACGGGCGGCGGCGGGGCCGGGGGCGGCACGGGGAAACTGTCCGTCCCGTACGGCGACTTCGAGCTGCCGCTGCATGACGCGATGCTGGACCGCGCCTTCGAGTGCTGGGTGCACGCCGAGGACATCGCCGAGGCGGTGGACTACCCGTACGAGCCGCCGTCCGGCAAGGACCTGCACCAGATGGTCGGCCTGGCGGCCCGCCTGCTGCCCACGGTGCTGTCGGCCCGCCGCCGCGCGGGGCTGGCGGCACCGCCACCGGGTCGGCACCTTGTCCCCGCGGGAGAGCCCGGCCGTAGCCTCCGCCTGGAGATCGAGGGTTCAGGTGGTGGGCAGTGGCTGATCCCGCTGGACTCCCCGGCGGCGGTGGGCTCCGCCGAGCATGAGGTGGCCCATGTCGCCCTCGACGGCGCGGAGTTCTGCCGGCTGGCGGCGGGCCACGTGTCTCCTGCGGAGGCTGCGGCGGGGCAGGTGGGTGACCGTGGGGCGATCCGGGATGTGCTGTTGGCGGCGGCGAGCTTGAGCCGGATGTAG
- a CDS encoding alpha/beta fold hydrolase → MARRIDVTGTDGARLAAWEFGDPPKTDPAKEHDSTPGVLLLHGLMGRASHWASTARWLSERHRAVALDQRGHGRSDKPSQAAFTREAYVDDAEAALEQLGLAPAVLIGHAMGALTAWQLAARRPDLVRGVVICDMRASALGAASQREWADWFKAWPVPFATLADVRKWFGEDDPWVERPNAARGEFYAEVMHECEDGWRPVFEPDQMLSSRETWVFDAHWEELAQVQCAALVVRGLDGELGRAEAQEMVRVLPRGEYAEVADAGHLVHYDQPEGWRAAIEPFLDAVHSAGDAGRL, encoded by the coding sequence ATGGCGCGGCGCATCGACGTGACCGGGACGGACGGCGCACGTCTCGCGGCCTGGGAGTTCGGCGACCCTCCCAAGACCGACCCCGCAAAGGAGCACGACAGCACGCCCGGTGTGCTGTTACTGCACGGCCTCATGGGCCGCGCCTCGCACTGGGCCTCCACCGCCCGCTGGCTCTCCGAGCGGCACCGCGCTGTCGCACTGGACCAGCGCGGCCACGGACGGAGCGACAAGCCCTCGCAAGCCGCCTTCACACGCGAGGCGTACGTAGACGACGCCGAGGCCGCCCTCGAACAGCTCGGCCTCGCCCCGGCCGTCCTCATCGGCCATGCCATGGGTGCGCTGACCGCGTGGCAACTCGCCGCCAGGCGGCCCGATCTGGTGCGGGGTGTGGTCATCTGCGACATGCGGGCGTCCGCGCTCGGCGCTGCCTCGCAGCGGGAGTGGGCGGACTGGTTCAAGGCCTGGCCCGTTCCCTTCGCCACGCTGGCCGATGTGCGGAAGTGGTTCGGTGAGGACGACCCCTGGGTGGAGCGGCCCAATGCCGCGCGGGGTGAGTTCTACGCCGAGGTGATGCACGAGTGCGAGGACGGGTGGCGGCCGGTTTTCGAGCCGGACCAGATGCTCAGCTCACGGGAGACGTGGGTGTTCGACGCGCACTGGGAGGAGTTGGCTCAGGTTCAGTGCGCCGCGTTGGTCGTACGGGGCCTTGACGGGGAGTTGGGGCGGGCCGAGGCCCAGGAGATGGTGCGGGTGCTGCCGCGCGGGGAGTACGCGGAGGTGGCTGACGCCGGTCATCTGGTGCACTACGACCAGCCGGAGGGGTGGCGCGCGGCGATCGAGCCGTTCCTGGACGCGGTGCACTCCGCTGGGGATGCCGGGCGCCTGTGA
- the purU gene encoding formyltetrahydrofolate deformylase, with protein MNQQSTRAAVPSDQYVLTLACPDKQGIVHAVSSYLFMTGCNIEDSQQFGDHDTGLFFMRVHFSAEAPVTVDKLRASFAAIGDAFQMDWQIHRAEEKMRIVLMVSKFGHCLNDLLFRARIGALPVEIAAVVSNHTDFAELVGSYDIPFHHIPVTKDNKAEAEAQLLEIVREQGVELVVLARYMQVLSDDLCKALSGRIINIHHSFLPSFKGAKPYHQAHTRGVKLIGATAHYVTADLDEGPIIEQEVERVGHDVTPDQLVAIGRDVECQALARAVKWHAERRILLNGRRTVVFA; from the coding sequence ATGAACCAGCAGTCCACCCGAGCCGCGGTCCCCTCCGACCAGTACGTCCTCACCCTCGCCTGCCCCGACAAGCAGGGCATCGTGCACGCCGTGTCGAGCTACCTCTTCATGACCGGCTGCAACATCGAGGACAGCCAGCAGTTCGGCGACCACGACACGGGACTGTTCTTCATGCGCGTCCACTTCTCGGCGGAGGCGCCGGTGACGGTGGACAAGCTGCGGGCGAGCTTCGCGGCGATCGGTGACGCCTTCCAGATGGACTGGCAGATCCACCGGGCCGAGGAGAAGATGCGGATCGTGCTCATGGTCAGCAAGTTCGGGCACTGCCTGAACGACCTGCTGTTCCGGGCCAGGATCGGCGCGCTTCCTGTGGAGATCGCCGCCGTGGTGTCCAACCACACCGACTTCGCCGAGCTGGTGGGGTCCTACGACATCCCCTTCCACCACATCCCGGTGACCAAGGACAACAAGGCCGAGGCCGAGGCCCAGCTGCTGGAGATCGTGCGGGAACAGGGCGTGGAGCTGGTCGTGCTCGCCCGGTACATGCAGGTGCTCTCCGACGATCTGTGCAAGGCGCTCAGCGGGCGGATCATCAACATCCACCACTCGTTCCTGCCGAGCTTCAAGGGCGCGAAGCCGTACCACCAGGCGCATACGCGCGGTGTGAAGCTGATCGGGGCGACGGCGCACTATGTGACCGCCGACCTCGACGAGGGGCCGATCATCGAGCAGGAGGTCGAGCGGGTGGGGCATGACGTCACGCCGGACCAGCTCGTGGCGATCGGGCGCGATGTGGAGTGCCAGGCGCTGGCTCGGGCGGTCAAGTGGCATGCCGAGCGGAGGATTCTGCTGAACGGGCGGCGGACGGTCGTCTTCGCCTAG